The following coding sequences are from one Fibrobacter sp. UBA4297 window:
- a CDS encoding lamin tail domain-containing protein translates to MSPTFNKNVCRYTATALTALAFWNCSGDSRAESPLDTIEIGATANVALNLDYPDTPLLDSLVLDCFGPDTLHLVHSIEKKSFNLDLFPGEEWIFNAKLYANGALMQEGEVTTALEAGSAVNLKIPMHALVGFVYVKIPIGFGNPAGIRKGEMKLTSKDETYTYPMVFDSDNVTFTSDDLKLDRDYHISLSMQDESGKNIFSLEDDFTLDENTPIPNFQIESLRSKIALAIDIAKDVNLQVSLKLPAMKRMPTVNDLVVSEFFVQPKDSTQLTFVEFYNGSTDTLILDKCTLGKTSNVSGAAEIATVELPPNNVLVIGDQKTVENAGTYRFAENMPAFGKTSGSLVLQCNGNVLDSIYYGKADSLHVTPLPIGSSSAAVRKSTQLNIGLWNKRNEPDSWCTATPTPGVISACGN, encoded by the coding sequence ATGAGTCCTACATTCAATAAAAACGTCTGCCGTTATACGGCTACAGCCCTCACTGCGCTTGCTTTCTGGAACTGTTCCGGTGATTCCCGCGCAGAATCCCCGCTTGACACCATCGAGATCGGCGCCACGGCAAACGTGGCACTGAACTTGGATTATCCCGACACGCCGTTGCTCGACAGCCTTGTGCTCGACTGTTTTGGGCCTGACACGCTCCACCTCGTGCATTCCATCGAAAAGAAGTCGTTCAACCTCGATCTTTTCCCGGGCGAAGAATGGATTTTCAATGCAAAGCTCTACGCAAACGGAGCCTTGATGCAAGAGGGCGAAGTTACAACCGCCCTCGAAGCTGGTTCCGCCGTAAACTTGAAAATTCCGATGCATGCGCTTGTCGGCTTTGTCTACGTGAAGATTCCGATTGGCTTTGGAAACCCCGCGGGTATCAGGAAAGGCGAAATGAAGCTCACAAGCAAAGACGAAACGTACACCTACCCCATGGTGTTCGATTCGGACAACGTCACATTCACCAGTGACGATCTCAAGCTTGATAGAGATTACCACATTTCGCTTTCCATGCAAGACGAAAGTGGCAAAAACATCTTCAGCCTGGAAGATGACTTTACACTCGACGAAAACACGCCAATTCCAAACTTTCAGATTGAATCGCTCCGCAGCAAGATTGCTCTCGCCATTGATATTGCGAAAGACGTAAACCTGCAGGTATCGCTCAAGCTCCCCGCCATGAAGCGCATGCCCACGGTAAATGACCTCGTCGTAAGCGAATTCTTTGTACAGCCCAAGGATTCCACTCAGCTCACCTTCGTAGAATTCTACAACGGCAGCACGGACACCCTGATTTTGGACAAGTGCACGCTCGGCAAGACATCGAACGTGAGCGGGGCCGCAGAAATCGCAACCGTAGAACTTCCGCCGAACAACGTTCTCGTTATAGGCGACCAGAAGACAGTGGAAAATGCAGGGACCTATAGATTTGCCGAGAACATGCCGGCATTCGGCAAAACAAGCGGTTCGCTTGTGCTGCAGTGCAACGGGAATGTTCTTGACTCGATCTATTACGGCAAGGCGGATTCACTCCATGTAACGCCGCTCCCCATCGGTTCAAGTTCCGCGGCAGTCCGCAAGAGCACGCAGCTGAACATCGGGCTTTGGAACAAGCGCAACGAACCCGATTCCTGGTGCACAGCAACGCCTACGCCGGGCGTGATTTCAGCCTGCGGAAATTAG
- the typA gene encoding translational GTPase TypA: MDQSKIRNVAIIAHVDHGKTTLVNQLLKQCGTFHEGEEIVDRVMDSDNLERERGITILSKNTSVMYKGYRVNIVDTPGHADFGGQVERVLGTVDGVILVVDAFEGPMAQTRFVTQKALQLGLTPIIVVNKIDRDGCNPLLALDKVFDLFCELDASEEQLDFDKVFGSGRKGICRAELEDPDGDFSILMDKIIERIPAPKGDPNAEPLLQIASLEYSSFLGRLAVGRVQQGVFKPNQTYAQAFPDGTVKTIRPQKILRYEGLTPKPIEEAGPGEIILIAGLDYFDIGDTISATSNPKHLPRIHIDPPTISMLFTVNTSPLAGKYGGKFMTGNQLQERLERAHMADPALLVEKAEGASTFKVSGRGILHLTILVENMRRELYEFTIGSPQVIFQNDENGKLLEPVEDFKVEVPSEFSGACIQEIQQRKGEMVNMTTDDNDRVQLEFIVPSRGLIGIRPKLLSLSKGYAVTQSFFKEYQPYKGEIPARINGVLIAKEPGEAASYALSKLEDRGYLIIGPGAEVYPGMIVGEHNRDVDITVNVTKGKHLTNMRAAGSDDMIQLTPYRRMTLEECVTFINEDECIEVTPEVLRIRKTELDPIKRKQMSKKPAEDDD, from the coding sequence ATGGATCAATCAAAAATCAGAAACGTTGCCATCATCGCCCACGTTGACCACGGTAAAACAACCCTGGTGAACCAGCTCCTCAAACAGTGCGGAACCTTCCATGAAGGTGAAGAAATCGTGGACCGAGTGATGGACTCCGACAACCTCGAACGCGAACGCGGCATTACCATACTCTCCAAGAACACGAGCGTGATGTACAAGGGATACCGCGTGAACATCGTCGATACCCCGGGGCATGCTGACTTCGGTGGCCAGGTGGAACGCGTTTTGGGTACAGTCGATGGCGTTATCCTGGTGGTTGACGCATTCGAAGGCCCGATGGCCCAGACCCGCTTTGTGACTCAGAAGGCATTGCAGCTCGGTCTTACCCCGATCATCGTCGTGAACAAAATCGACCGCGATGGTTGCAACCCGCTCCTCGCTTTGGACAAGGTCTTTGACCTGTTCTGCGAACTCGATGCATCTGAAGAACAGCTCGACTTCGACAAGGTGTTTGGTAGTGGCCGTAAGGGCATTTGCCGCGCCGAACTTGAAGACCCGGATGGCGACTTCAGCATCTTGATGGACAAGATCATTGAACGCATCCCGGCTCCGAAGGGCGATCCGAACGCAGAACCGCTCCTCCAGATTGCATCCCTCGAATACTCGAGCTTCCTCGGCCGTTTGGCTGTGGGCCGCGTGCAGCAGGGCGTGTTCAAGCCGAACCAGACCTACGCTCAGGCATTCCCAGATGGAACAGTCAAGACCATCCGCCCGCAGAAGATCCTCCGCTACGAAGGCCTCACCCCGAAGCCGATTGAAGAAGCCGGTCCGGGCGAAATCATCCTCATCGCAGGCCTTGATTACTTTGACATTGGCGATACGATCAGCGCAACAAGCAATCCGAAGCACTTGCCGCGTATCCACATCGACCCGCCGACAATCTCCATGCTCTTCACGGTGAACACCTCCCCGCTCGCCGGCAAGTACGGTGGAAAGTTCATGACGGGTAACCAGCTCCAGGAACGTTTGGAACGCGCCCACATGGCAGACCCCGCCCTCCTCGTCGAAAAGGCCGAAGGCGCCTCGACGTTCAAGGTCTCTGGCCGTGGTATTTTGCACCTCACGATTCTCGTCGAAAACATGCGCCGTGAACTTTACGAATTCACCATCGGAAGCCCGCAGGTGATTTTCCAGAACGACGAAAACGGCAAACTCCTTGAACCGGTGGAAGACTTCAAGGTTGAAGTCCCGAGCGAATTCAGCGGCGCCTGCATCCAGGAAATCCAGCAGCGCAAGGGCGAAATGGTCAACATGACCACCGACGACAACGACCGTGTACAGCTCGAATTCATCGTCCCGTCCCGTGGCCTCATCGGTATCCGTCCGAAGCTCCTCTCTCTCTCGAAGGGTTACGCCGTGACGCAGTCCTTCTTCAAGGAATACCAGCCGTACAAGGGCGAAATCCCGGCACGTATCAACGGAGTGCTCATCGCTAAGGAACCGGGCGAAGCCGCAAGCTACGCTCTCTCCAAGCTCGAAGACCGTGGCTACCTCATCATCGGACCGGGTGCAGAAGTTTATCCGGGCATGATTGTGGGCGAACACAACCGCGACGTCGATATCACCGTGAACGTCACGAAGGGCAAGCACCTCACCAACATGCGTGCCGCAGGTTCTGACGACATGATTCAGCTCACGCCGTACCGCCGTATGACTTTGGAAGAATGCGTCACCTTCATCAACGAAGACGAATGCATCGAAGTCACTCCGGAAGTGCTCCGCATCCGCAAGACCGAGCTCGACCCGATCAAGCGTAAGCAGATGTCCAAGAAGCCGGCTGAAGACGACGATTAA
- the thiD gene encoding bifunctional hydroxymethylpyrimidine kinase/phosphomethylpyrimidine kinase, with translation MSEKMKFALTIAGFDGSAGAGILADVKTMAHFGVFCESVCTALTQQNEDEFVAPGWVIWERIEAQLETLFAKRQFKFVKIGLVEKAKVLQRIVEFVREKSPDAYIIWDPIASASAGFHFMRSAERDEFMPVMKQIDLVTPNLDEFGFLGFEQAASRGKFEFGKDFALLLKGGHSTDDEAVDTLWDRDGKQYKFTSQRIPGNGKHGTGCHLSSAVLANLALGHTLPESCQIAKGYLTELLQSGEGRLAKDI, from the coding sequence ATGTCTGAAAAAATGAAATTTGCATTGACTATCGCAGGCTTCGATGGCTCTGCGGGCGCTGGTATTTTAGCGGATGTCAAGACGATGGCGCACTTTGGCGTGTTCTGTGAATCTGTATGTACCGCACTCACGCAACAGAACGAAGATGAATTTGTGGCGCCTGGCTGGGTAATCTGGGAACGCATCGAAGCGCAACTTGAAACGTTGTTTGCTAAGCGACAGTTCAAGTTCGTGAAAATCGGACTTGTCGAAAAGGCTAAAGTCCTGCAGCGAATTGTAGAATTTGTCCGTGAAAAGTCTCCGGATGCCTACATTATTTGGGATCCGATTGCTAGCGCTTCGGCTGGGTTCCACTTTATGCGCTCGGCAGAACGCGATGAATTTATGCCGGTGATGAAGCAGATTGATTTGGTCACTCCAAATCTGGACGAGTTCGGATTCCTGGGATTTGAACAGGCCGCTTCTCGCGGAAAGTTTGAATTCGGGAAGGATTTCGCCCTGCTTTTGAAGGGCGGCCATTCAACGGATGACGAAGCCGTTGATACATTGTGGGATAGGGACGGTAAACAGTACAAGTTTACAAGTCAGCGAATCCCGGGTAACGGCAAACATGGTACTGGCTGCCACTTGTCATCTGCTGTTTTGGCAAACTTGGCGCTTGGGCATACGCTCCCGGAATCTTGCCAAATTGCAAAGGGCTACCTCACGGAGCTATTGCAAAGTGGGGAAGGGCGCCTCGCGAAAGATATTTAA
- a CDS encoding fibrobacter succinogenes major paralogous domain-containing protein — protein sequence MKFVFFVMAASCVFFSACSEDSPTEVSNTIVDFTLGSMTDSRDGQTYKTVTIGSQTWMAENLNFAYTGVAFYNGAYASDSTSWCYYNAKSNCDIYGRLYTWSAAMDSAGIVSQKNGAVACGVGSMCKPNSPHRGICPEGWHVPTQSEFDILYKMIGGKSTAGTKLKSLSGWDDEKNGIDAFGFGLLPAGFRYDGGQYMGLGENGSLWSASEYGANAAIIQLFSGGESLDSGMSSKSEGSSLRCVKDNE from the coding sequence ATGAAGTTTGTTTTTTTTGTAATGGCTGCTTCATGTGTGTTTTTCTCGGCTTGTTCCGAAGATTCTCCTACAGAAGTTTCAAATACCATTGTTGATTTTACTTTGGGCTCTATGACGGATAGTCGTGATGGTCAAACTTATAAGACTGTGACTATTGGTTCCCAGACATGGATGGCCGAAAATTTAAATTTTGCCTATACAGGAGTCGCTTTTTATAATGGTGCGTATGCATCTGATTCCACAAGTTGGTGCTATTATAACGCAAAAAGCAATTGCGATATTTATGGCCGCTTATACACGTGGTCTGCAGCAATGGATAGTGCCGGGATTGTTTCTCAGAAAAATGGCGCTGTAGCTTGTGGAGTTGGATCAATGTGTAAGCCAAACAGTCCTCATCGAGGTATTTGCCCCGAAGGGTGGCATGTTCCAACGCAGTCCGAATTTGATATTTTGTATAAAATGATTGGTGGTAAAAGTACTGCTGGTACAAAGCTTAAGTCACTTAGTGGATGGGATGATGAAAAAAATGGAATAGATGCGTTTGGCTTTGGCCTTTTGCCAGCGGGGTTCCGTTATGATGGTGGACAATATATGGGACTAGGAGAAAATGGTAGTTTATGGTCGGCTTCTGAATATGGAGCTAATGCCGCTATAATCCAGCTTTTTTCTGGTGGAGAATCTTTAGATTCTGGTATGAGTAGTAAATCTGAGGGTTCCAGCCTTCGTTGCGTCAAAGACAACGAATAA
- the ruvX gene encoding Holliday junction resolvase RuvX, translating to MNYLALDYGEHRVGVAFGDSELKMAFSRETIDQKTTNLFERLDQLVRLNKIDEFVVGMPYHPDGRKDGKNVVVEAFIKDLSLRFPGMKIHTQDESYSSVQAQEFTSYMSKKKKQKNKAIIDRTAAAIILQRWFDENF from the coding sequence GTGAATTACTTGGCTTTGGATTACGGAGAGCATCGTGTCGGGGTCGCTTTTGGCGATTCCGAGCTCAAAATGGCGTTTTCGCGCGAGACGATTGACCAGAAGACGACGAACCTGTTCGAGCGCCTGGATCAGCTCGTGCGCCTCAACAAGATTGACGAATTCGTGGTCGGTATGCCTTACCACCCGGATGGCCGCAAGGACGGTAAAAACGTGGTGGTGGAGGCTTTTATCAAGGACCTCTCGCTCCGCTTCCCGGGGATGAAAATCCATACGCAGGATGAATCGTACTCCAGCGTGCAGGCGCAGGAGTTCACCTCGTACATGAGCAAAAAGAAAAAGCAGAAAAACAAGGCCATTATCGACCGCACTGCCGCCGCCATCATACTCCAGCGCTGGTTCGATGAGAATTTTTAA
- a CDS encoding peptide chain release factor family protein — protein sequence MHRDTYLKMNLDELLRACSLKGYQGSGPGGQHRNKTNTGVHLTLQQYNLEIKSSESRSAKENKIHALHRMQMALALNVREEPPEVEMKFPGSNGHIQPSNPQFPLFVAHVFDIMATKNGDTKAAAAAFGLSPSALVKILRQDKACAAKLQGNRVENGKAKLHL from the coding sequence ATGCATCGCGATACCTACCTGAAAATGAATCTGGATGAACTTTTACGAGCCTGTTCCCTGAAAGGTTACCAAGGCAGTGGCCCGGGTGGCCAACACAGGAACAAGACCAATACCGGCGTTCATCTTACGTTACAACAATATAATTTAGAAATTAAGTCTTCCGAAAGCAGGAGCGCAAAAGAGAACAAAATTCACGCGCTCCACCGCATGCAAATGGCGCTTGCACTGAACGTGCGCGAAGAACCTCCCGAAGTCGAAATGAAGTTTCCGGGGAGCAACGGGCATATCCAGCCGAGCAACCCGCAGTTTCCGCTGTTTGTCGCCCACGTCTTTGACATCATGGCGACAAAGAATGGCGATACAAAAGCCGCCGCAGCGGCTTTCGGGCTTAGCCCGAGTGCGCTCGTGAAAATTCTAAGGCAAGACAAGGCATGCGCCGCGAAGTTGCAAGGGAACCGCGTCGAAAACGGAAAAGCCAAGTTGCATCTATAA
- a CDS encoding MgtC/SapB family protein: MMIEFNIFYKLAAALGIGFIIGMQRENSYSRNNSRHPAGLCSFSIVSLCGALSCYLGDLMESIVPFVVGLVIVGLLLVASHIAYGLSNQNNGGPAGVTTSAALIMIYFLGALCWFNRLLEACILMIVLLWLLAVKRQLHDFAKKLSTEDIMATVKFAVISLMILPFLPNRSFGPPGLEVLNPHTIWLFVVFICGIGFVGYVLIKLVGPGKGIWLTGLLGGLASSTALTLNLAGRSVDNEQYAADFTLGIVLSWSVMYARLYLICIFLMPSLALPLLAPLLVPVVPGLGYAAYLKLRESKDHRQKTTDFNNPFKLLPAIKFGLVFTVVMFIANAAHAYLGSGALMICSFLGGAAEMDAVAFSLIDMCRKATLEHHNLILALLFASLANTLTKGCMVYFLGAKSMRRPILPAVGLICGVSVVMIGIYSVV; this comes from the coding sequence ATGATGATTGAGTTCAATATCTTTTATAAACTTGCGGCAGCGCTGGGAATCGGTTTCATTATCGGGATGCAGCGTGAAAACTCGTATTCCCGCAATAATTCTAGGCACCCTGCCGGGCTGTGCTCGTTTTCGATTGTGAGCCTTTGTGGCGCATTGTCCTGCTACCTGGGCGACTTGATGGAATCGATCGTTCCCTTTGTCGTCGGGCTTGTGATTGTCGGGCTTTTGCTTGTGGCAAGCCATATTGCGTACGGACTCTCGAACCAGAATAATGGCGGGCCTGCGGGTGTCACGACGAGTGCGGCGCTTATCATGATTTATTTCTTGGGGGCGCTTTGCTGGTTCAACCGGCTTTTGGAAGCGTGCATCCTCATGATTGTGCTCTTGTGGCTGTTGGCGGTCAAGCGGCAGCTCCACGATTTTGCAAAGAAACTTTCGACAGAAGACATTATGGCGACTGTCAAGTTTGCTGTGATTTCTCTCATGATTTTGCCGTTCCTGCCGAACCGCTCATTTGGTCCGCCGGGGCTCGAGGTCTTGAATCCGCATACGATTTGGCTTTTTGTGGTGTTCATTTGCGGCATTGGCTTTGTGGGCTATGTGCTCATCAAACTTGTTGGGCCGGGCAAGGGCATTTGGCTCACGGGACTTTTGGGCGGGCTTGCGAGCAGTACCGCACTCACGCTGAATTTGGCGGGCCGTAGCGTCGATAACGAACAGTATGCGGCGGACTTCACGCTTGGTATTGTGCTCAGCTGGTCGGTGATGTATGCGCGACTCTACCTCATTTGCATATTCCTGATGCCGTCACTTGCGCTTCCGCTTTTGGCTCCTCTCCTTGTGCCTGTGGTGCCGGGGCTTGGCTATGCGGCGTACTTGAAGCTTCGTGAGTCTAAGGATCATCGCCAGAAGACGACTGATTTTAACAACCCGTTCAAGCTGTTGCCGGCGATTAAGTTTGGCTTGGTCTTTACGGTGGTCATGTTCATTGCGAATGCGGCTCACGCTTATTTGGGCTCGGGCGCGTTGATGATTTGTAGCTTCTTGGGCGGTGCAGCCGAAATGGATGCGGTGGCATTCTCGCTCATCGACATGTGCCGGAAGGCGACTCTTGAACACCACAACCTGATTTTGGCGCTCCTTTTTGCGAGCCTCGCCAATACGCTTACCAAGGGCTGCATGGTGTATTTCCTTGGGGCAAAGTCCATGCGCCGCCCGATTCTCCCGGCGGTGGGACTTATCTGCGGCGTGTCCGTAGTGATGATTGGAATTTATTCGGTGGTATAA